One window of the Candidatus Zixiibacteriota bacterium genome contains the following:
- a CDS encoding exported hypothetical protein (Evidence 5 : Unknown function): MFSRRKLALVFLCLMPLISAAQETKQGGFTVDSSPPGAEVTLTGAVTMSGLTPVTFAQGLEGHYQVECRKSGYETYKSSTFLQADKAVNLTIHLKPKTAFKGAARSLLIPGWGQSYSGQKTKGAVFTILAVGAVSSFLIADSKFNDKENSYNDLLDRYNKTVLFSDRQSLYNQLEAARKDAYDAETVRRITIGAVIGVWGINLIDMIFFFPEERSSMVINTISFKPDMDQGGGQIVLSHRF, encoded by the coding sequence ATGTTTTCCAGAAGGAAATTGGCGCTCGTCTTTTTGTGCCTGATGCCCCTGATTTCAGCGGCCCAGGAAACAAAGCAAGGCGGATTTACGGTTGATTCCAGTCCGCCGGGAGCGGAGGTGACTCTTACGGGGGCGGTCACGATGAGCGGATTGACGCCGGTGACATTTGCTCAGGGCCTGGAGGGACATTATCAGGTAGAGTGCCGCAAGAGCGGCTATGAAACCTATAAGAGTTCGACCTTTCTTCAGGCCGATAAGGCCGTCAATCTGACGATACATTTGAAACCGAAGACAGCTTTCAAAGGAGCGGCAAGGTCGCTTCTGATTCCCGGATGGGGGCAGTCGTACTCGGGTCAGAAGACCAAAGGGGCGGTTTTCACGATTTTGGCGGTCGGGGCGGTGTCCTCCTTCTTGATTGCCGATTCCAAATTTAATGACAAGGAAAACAGCTACAACGATCTTCTGGATCGATATAACAAGACAGTACTTTTCAGCGACAGGCAAAGTTTATATAACCAACTGGAGGCGGCACGCAAGGACGCCTATGACGCCGAAACGGTAAGGCGGATAACCATCGGGGCAGTCATCGGTGTCTGGGGCATCAATCTCATAGATATGATATTTTTCTTTCCCGAGGAACGGAGCAGTATGGTGATTAATACGATCAGTTTCAAACCGGATATGGATCAGGGAGGGGGACAGATAGTGCTGTCCCACCGGTTCTAG
- a CDS encoding hypothetical protein (Evidence 5 : Unknown function), whose translation MRTKVKLKKQQIKEDKFTTFMLQSREWLTDNWQVFAIGLAVVVVLIAAGFYYFKMQSDKAQQAGDRLAKAIAELRQQNFQVAILDLKDLADNYSGSVKARAQFDLANAYYDNKSYDDAITQYQKYIDEVHSDPLTTASAMAGVAACLENKQQFLAAGDKFAETVKAFPDSPAEPEYLVGAVRNYVAAGDSQKADSLVTVINSKFPGSDFQLAATRLAMQLQTQ comes from the coding sequence ATGCGTACCAAGGTAAAACTTAAAAAACAGCAGATTAAAGAAGACAAGTTTACCACTTTCATGCTGCAATCACGCGAGTGGTTGACCGACAACTGGCAGGTNTTCGCAATCGGTCTGGCGGTGGTGGTGGTCCTTATCGCCGCCGGTTTTTATTATTTTAAGATGCAGAGCGATAAGGCTCAGCAGGCCGGCGACCGGTTGGCGAAGGCGATCGCCGAATTGCGGCAGCAGAATTTTCAGGTAGCCATTCTGGATTTGAAGGATTTGGCCGACAACTACAGCGGCAGTGTGAAGGCCCGGGCGCAGTTCGATCTGGCCAATGCTTATTACGACAATAAGAGTTATGACGACGCCATAACTCAATATCAGAAATATATCGACGAAGTTCATTCGGATCCGTTGACGACCGCATCCGCGATGGCCGGGGTAGCGGCGTGCCTTGAAAATAAACAACAATTTCTGGCGGCCGGAGATAAATTTGCGGAGACGGTGAAGGCATTTCCCGATTCTCCCGCCGAACCGGAATATCTGGTCGGGGCGGTCAGGAATTATGTCGCCGCCGGGGACAGCCAGAAGGCCGATTCGCTGGTTACGGTCATAAATTCCAAATTTCCCGGTTCGGATTTTCAATTAGCGGCAACGCGGTTGGCGATGCAGTTGCAAACCCAGTAA
- a CDS encoding conserved membrane hypothetical protein (Evidence 4 : Unknown function but conserved in other organisms) yields the protein MADSFFLKDDEVSTQAKIPPLDEGEDEKAKEADLLKDQGMIASILAYIPFLCLIPLLQMRENQEARFHSKQGLLLFLLEIMAGLFLIPGLSSTIWKTVLIVALGAAAAGIVFGIQGKSYRLPFLSDIADKMKI from the coding sequence ATGGCAGATTCTTTTTTTCTGAAAGACGACGAAGTATCGACACAGGCCAAGATACCGCCGCTGGATGAAGGCGAGGACGAAAAGGCCAAAGAAGCCGATCTGCTCAAAGATCAGGGAATGATTGCCTCAATACTGGCTTATATTCCTTTTCTCTGCCTGATTCCTTTACTGCAGATGCGGGAAAATCAGGAGGCCCGGTTTCACAGCAAACAGGGACTCCTGCTATTCTTGCTGGAAATCATGGCCGGTCTCTTTTTAATACCGGGTTTATCATCGACAATTTGGAAAACGGTTTTGATAGTTGCGCTGGGAGCGGCCGCGGCCGGGATCGTGTTCGGGATACAGGGGAAATCGTACCGCCTGCCGTTCCTGAGTGACATTGCCGACAAAATGAAAATCTGA
- a CDS encoding hypothetical protein (Evidence 5 : Unknown function): MGNLINNNGSDSSTNTSVAISSRNLQYGTAIGAGRSAEWIGEESRSVRDSLQFYFGEYISGIFFIFAVFCFTFLVPAAFAKPGKVISNMVDRLLKKTLDISGAVLGLILASPLFIVIPVLIKLDSPGSIFYTQDRVGLNRRKRNRRAYRADVLNSQRDGDRRKRDLYGKPFKVIKFRTMVSDAEVKSGPIWATKNDARITRLGRFLRKTRIDEVPQLINVLLGDMSMVGPRPERPFFVHDLSEKVPGYKTRLRVKPGITGLAQVNNGYDSSVESVMVKVRHDITYIRTWTIFSDLRILMKTVLVVITGKGAC, from the coding sequence ATGGGAAATTTGATTAACAACAACGGTTCAGATTCAAGCACGAATACTTCGGTAGCCATCAGTTCGCGAAATCTCCAATATGGCACGGCAATAGGGGCTGGCAGGTCGGCGGAATGGATCGGGGAAGAGAGCCGATCAGTCCGCGATTCCCTGCAGTTCTATTTTGGCGAATATATTTCGGGAATTTTCTTCATTTTTGCGGTATTTTGCTTTACTTTCCTAGTGCCGGCGGCCTTTGCCAAACCGGGTAAGGTAATTTCCAATATGGTTGACAGATTGTTAAAAAAGACCCTTGATATATCTGGAGCCGTTCTGGGGTTGATTCTGGCCTCACCGTTATTCATAGTAATACCGGTTTTGATTAAGTTAGATAGTCCGGGTTCAATTTTTTATACGCAGGATAGAGTCGGCCTCAATCGTCGCAAACGGAATCGTCGGGCTTATAGAGCGGATGTCCTAAACAGCCAGCGGGACGGGGATAGGCGGAAGCGGGATTTGTACGGAAAGCCTTTTAAGGTAATTAAGTTTCGTACGATGGTCAGCGATGCCGAAGTGAAGTCGGGGCCGATCTGGGCCACCAAAAATGACGCCAGAATCACCAGGCTGGGACGGTTTCTGAGAAAGACCAGAATTGATGAAGTTCCGCAATTGATAAATGTTCTCCTGGGTGATATGTCGATGGTGGGGCCGCGGCCGGAGCGACCGTTTTTTGTCCATGATCTTTCCGAGAAAGTTCCGGGTTATAAGACCCGCCTTCGCGTCAAGCCCGGCATCACCGGATTGGCACAAGTGAATAATGGATATGATTCATCGGTGGAATCGGTAATGGTCAAGGTTCGCCATGATATTACCTATATTCGGACCTGGACCATTTTCAGCGATTTGCGGATATTGATGAAGACGGTTTTGGTAGTTATTACAGGCAAGGGGGCCTGCTGA
- a CDS encoding exported hypothetical protein (Evidence 5 : Unknown function), translating into MRKVIFVFMVALLTLAGCSRHIDSPDVPFDLPKQPPVPSGLKLAHTAGGMDLSWQISDSALVRYFKVYLADSLDGTYRLQDSTGDYSLTMTDLSNGQPYYFRVSAVISGGVEGEKSSAVASIFGTMAISINNNDKYTNSQTVSISFVVPVTASLMQLSEDSSFAGSSWQTYVSPTNKELSSGDGLKKVYARFQFNDGSSSEKAVSDSIILDTRAFIDSTYFTSSLPNPVAGDAVTFFVVTHESGGTAYVSFSSISRLDLYDDGSNGDVTANDGIYSRLYIIPADLEVVNGLVSGHFQDAAGNNADVRPAQIRLNILKAPTPITLSATTQSSSSIRLSWSQETDNDFASYQIYRSPNATVNTGSDLVTIITSRTTLSYSDDNLEANKAYYYRIYVFDNTGLSTASNITSDTTQINIAPTAVQLAIQINGDSSIMTWTTNGDADFGSYQIYRGTTPGITNLNATLLAIINEQSTTTFTDNRPTASTYYYRVYVYDKQGMLTGSNEVAAP; encoded by the coding sequence ATGAGAAAAGTCATATTTGTATTTATGGTCGCGCTTCTCACTCTGGCGGGTTGTAGCCGCCATATCGACTCGCCGGATGTGCCGTTCGATTTACCCAAGCAGCCGCCGGTTCCGTCGGGTCTGAAATTGGCGCATACTGCCGGAGGGATGGATCTGTCGTGGCAAATATCGGACAGCGCTCTGGTGCGGTATTTTAAGGTTTATCTGGCCGATTCCCTAGACGGAACCTACCGGCTACAGGATTCGACCGGTGATTATTCCTTGACCATGACCGATCTTTCAAACGGTCAGCCGTATTATTTCAGGGTTTCAGCCGTAATCAGCGGGGGTGTGGAGGGCGAGAAATCGTCGGCCGTCGCATCCATTTTTGGCACGATGGCAATCAGTATCAATAATAATGATAAATATACAAATTCGCAGACGGTGAGTATCAGTTTTGTCGTCCCGGTGACGGCCTCGCTCATGCAATTATCCGAAGATTCCAGTTTTGCCGGTTCCAGCTGGCAGACATATGTATCGCCGACAAACAAGGAATTATCGTCGGGGGACGGATTGAAAAAAGTCTATGCCCGTTTTCAATTCAACGACGGGTCATCTTCGGAAAAAGCGGTTTCTGACAGCATCATACTGGATACGAGGGCCTTTATAGACTCTACGTACTTCACCAGTTCCCTGCCCAATCCGGTTGCGGGCGATGCCGTGACATTTTTCGTGGTCACCCACGAAAGCGGCGGAACGGCCTATGTGTCTTTTTCGAGTATCAGCCGACTGGATTTGTATGATGATGGAAGTAACGGTGATGTGACGGCCAATGACGGGATTTACAGCCGCCTATATATTATCCCGGCCGACCTGGAAGTGGTGAACGGGTTGGTCAGCGGGCATTTCCAGGATGCCGCCGGAAATAATGCCGATGTGCGCCCGGCGCAGATACGACTCAATATTTTAAAGGCACCGACCCCGATCACCCTGAGTGCCACAACGCAATCATCGTCCTCAATACGGCTCTCCTGGTCCCAGGAGACCGATAATGATTTTGCATCATATCAGATTTATCGCAGTCCCAACGCCACCGTGAATACCGGCTCGGATCTGGTGACTATTATTACTTCGCGGACCACTCTTTCGTATAGCGATGACAACCTCGAAGCCAATAAGGCGTATTACTATCGGATATATGTTTTCGACAATACGGGCCTTTCCACGGCGTCGAATATCACGTCGGATACTACGCAGATTAATATTGCTCCGACAGCCGTCCAGCTGGCGATTCAGATTAACGGGGACTCATCGATTATGACGTGGACGACAAATGGTGACGCCGATTTTGGCTCGTATCAGATTTATCGGGGAACGACCCCGGGAATAACCAATTTGAACGCCACTCTTCTGGCCATTATAAATGAGCAATCGACGACAACCTTTACGGATAACCGGCCCACGGCGTCAACCTACTATTATCGTGTATATGTATATGATAAGCAGGGAATGTTGACCGGTTCCAACGAGGTTGCGGCGCCATAG
- a CDS encoding conserved membrane hypothetical protein (Evidence 4 : Unknown function but conserved in other organisms): MSDGINQKAPLLSRLKTIIIGGARNPQDPGVFHKLSLIAFFAWIGLGADGLSSSCYGPAEAFQALGQHSYLGIFVALGSVLTIFIISASYSHIIELFPTGGGGYLVASKLLSPTFGMISGCALIIDYVLTISLSIASGAEAIFSFLPTGFQPFILEFAILSVIIITLINLRGVKESVMILMPIFMLFVVGHLFAITYSIVLHFNHFPSVVSKTADEIKGLSSQIGYLGVFVVILRAYSMGAGTFTGIEAVSNGLPVLREPREQTGKRTMKYMAYSLAIMVLGLMVSYMLFDVAPESGRTLNAVLFSNLTEHWGKAASDAFIWIILLSEGAILFVAAQTGFVDGPRVLANMALDRWFPTKFASLSDRLVTKNGILLMGGAATILMILTKGSVQLLLVLYSINVFITFVLSQTGMVRHWWQVRREDRRWRNGFLINGIGLILCAFILISVVAIKFHEGGWITMVITFALVVLMMGVKRHYKRTHRLLRRLDNLLVTASEVTVSGEKQERPAPEEDPNGKTAVLLVNGYNGLGLHSLFSIFRTFKGVFKNFVFIQVGVVDAGVFKGRAEVENLRQHIDEELKKYIHFMNREGYYAEGVSSVGIDVIDEIEEIGPPLLKKYPDAVFFGGQIVFPEEKFFTRWLHNYVVFAVQRRFYHRGIPFIILPIRA, from the coding sequence ATGTCGGATGGAATTAATCAAAAAGCCCCGCTATTGAGCCGGTTAAAGACTATAATTATCGGAGGGGCACGGAACCCTCAGGACCCCGGGGTATTTCATAAACTGTCGCTGATTGCCTTCTTTGCCTGGATAGGTTTAGGGGCGGATGGGCTATCATCGTCGTGCTATGGCCCGGCCGAGGCTTTTCAGGCCCTGGGGCAGCATTCCTACCTGGGGATTTTTGTGGCGCTGGGATCGGTACTGACAATCTTCATAATCAGTGCCAGTTATTCTCATATAATTGAACTTTTTCCCACGGGGGGTGGCGGTTATCTGGTGGCCAGTAAGCTTTTGTCGCCGACCTTCGGAATGATATCCGGGTGTGCCTTGATCATTGACTATGTTCTGACGATTTCGCTCTCAATTGCCAGTGGGGCGGAGGCGATTTTCAGTTTTCTGCCGACCGGCTTTCAGCCCTTCATACTGGAATTCGCCATTCTAAGCGTGATAATCATTACCCTCATCAACTTGAGGGGAGTGAAGGAATCGGTAATGATTTTAATGCCGATATTCATGCTGTTTGTAGTCGGGCACCTTTTTGCCATCACATATTCGATTGTTCTTCATTTCAATCATTTCCCGTCAGTGGTCAGCAAGACGGCCGACGAGATAAAAGGTCTCAGTTCCCAAATAGGTTACCTGGGCGTGTTCGTGGTTATTCTGCGAGCATATAGTATGGGGGCAGGAACCTTCACGGGAATCGAAGCCGTCAGCAACGGTTTGCCAGTCCTGCGCGAGCCGCGCGAACAAACCGGCAAGCGAACCATGAAGTACATGGCCTATTCACTGGCGATAATGGTGCTGGGCTTGATGGTATCTTACATGCTCTTCGATGTCGCCCCGGAATCGGGCCGAACGTTGAATGCGGTATTATTTTCAAACTTGACCGAGCATTGGGGAAAAGCGGCCTCCGATGCTTTTATCTGGATAATTCTGCTTTCGGAGGGAGCGATTCTTTTTGTGGCGGCCCAGACCGGATTCGTGGATGGTCCCCGGGTGCTGGCCAATATGGCTCTGGATCGCTGGTTTCCGACCAAGTTCGCCAGTCTGAGCGACCGCCTGGTGACCAAGAACGGGATTCTCTTGATGGGCGGAGCCGCCACCATTTTGATGATTCTGACCAAAGGCTCGGTACAGTTGCTTTTGGTCCTTTATAGTATCAATGTGTTTATTACCTTTGTGCTGTCGCAAACCGGCATGGTACGTCACTGGTGGCAAGTGCGGCGGGAAGATCGCCGCTGGCGGAACGGCTTTTTGATTAATGGTATCGGCTTGATTTTATGCGCGTTTATACTCATCTCGGTGGTAGCCATAAAATTCCACGAGGGCGGGTGGATTACAATGGTAATCACCTTTGCCCTAGTCGTTCTGATGATGGGAGTGAAACGTCATTATAAAAGAACGCATCGTCTTTTGCGACGGCTCGATAATCTGCTGGTAACGGCGAGCGAAGTCACGGTCTCGGGTGAAAAGCAGGAGCGACCGGCGCCGGAAGAAGATCCGAACGGAAAGACGGCGGTCCTTCTGGTGAACGGTTATAATGGATTGGGGCTTCATTCTCTATTCAGCATATTTCGCACTTTTAAGGGAGTATTCAAAAATTTCGTATTTATACAAGTCGGAGTGGTTGATGCCGGGGTATTCAAAGGAAGGGCGGAAGTCGAGAATTTGAGGCAGCATATCGATGAGGAACTCAAAAAATATATCCACTTCATGAACCGGGAGGGGTACTATGCCGAGGGCGTTTCGTCGGTCGGCATCGATGTGATAGATGAAATAGAAGAAATCGGTCCGCCACTATTGAAAAAATACCCGGACGCGGTCTTTTTTGGAGGTCAGATTGTTTTTCCCGAGGAGAAATTCTTCACCAGATGGCTGCATAACTATGTTGTATTTGCCGTCCAGCGCCGTTTCTATCATCGGGGAATACCGTTCATTATTCTTCCCATCCGCGCTTAG
- a CDS encoding conserved hypothetical protein (Evidence 4 : Unknown function but conserved in other organisms), with protein sequence MKKSLNRILIVWGFLIIISALLGRASIASDNGRASADFLNIGVGARAASMGEAYSAIANDANAAYWNPAGLVSVKSPQLTFSHFAWYQDITFDYLAASFPMGNRLNITASAQYMNYGKIEGYDEQDNPTGDIGSTYDFAGAISFGYKLTDNFSAGMGIRYVAISLANLKGTALAGDVGMRYSAGNAIFGLSLSNVGQDLKFDQEKSHLPAKIRGGLALLPFGPNFIASIEGEKPLYGDMAIHNGYELKFEDRYFLRAGYSFFPRQNDRQFGQGISLGAGAILGPTQFDYSFTPKENFSSESIHRFSVSLNLNK encoded by the coding sequence ATGAAAAAATCTCTTAACAGGATTTTGATAGTCTGGGGTTTTTTAATAATCATAAGTGCACTATTGGGGCGGGCATCGATAGCCAGCGATAATGGACGGGCGTCGGCCGATTTCCTGAATATTGGAGTTGGTGCGCGGGCGGCATCGATGGGAGAGGCCTATTCGGCCATTGCCAATGATGCCAACGCCGCTTATTGGAATCCGGCCGGTCTGGTATCGGTGAAATCGCCGCAATTGACCTTTTCGCATTTTGCCTGGTATCAGGATATAACCTTTGATTATCTCGCGGCATCGTTTCCAATGGGTAATCGACTTAATATTACGGCCAGCGCTCAATATATGAATTACGGCAAGATTGAAGGATATGACGAGCAGGATAATCCGACCGGGGATATCGGCTCCACTTATGATTTTGCCGGAGCGATCAGTTTTGGATACAAATTGACCGATAATTTCTCCGCGGGGATGGGAATCAGATATGTGGCGATCTCTCTGGCCAATTTGAAGGGAACGGCATTAGCCGGGGATGTGGGAATGAGATATTCGGCGGGCAATGCAATCTTCGGCCTGTCCCTCTCCAATGTTGGTCAGGATCTAAAGTTTGATCAGGAAAAGAGCCATCTTCCGGCAAAAATTCGCGGCGGATTAGCTCTATTGCCTTTCGGCCCGAATTTCATTGCATCGATCGAGGGTGAAAAACCGCTTTACGGGGATATGGCTATCCATAACGGCTATGAGTTGAAGTTTGAAGACAGGTATTTTTTGCGGGCCGGCTATAGTTTCTTTCCTCGTCAAAATGACCGTCAATTCGGACAGGGGATTTCATTGGGTGCGGGAGCAATATTGGGTCCGACGCAATTCGATTATTCTTTCACGCCAAAAGAGAATTTCAGTTCCGAATCGATTCACAGATTTTCGGTGTCATTGAATTTGAACAAATGA
- a CDS encoding hypothetical protein (Evidence 5 : Unknown function), whose amino-acid sequence MAEVIFGVKVVKITLRKRVRGHQDCNFSLPEMMKIQEGRK is encoded by the coding sequence ATGGCGGAAGTAATATTTGGTGTTAAGGTGGTGAAAATTACTTTGCGGAAAAGGGTTCGCGGGCATCAAGATTGCAATTTCTCCCTTCCTGAAATGATGAAGATTCAAGAAGGGCGGAAATAA
- a CDS encoding Peptidase M48 Ste24p, with translation MKFPSIVRLLPFALIIILAGCAVTGPGGKTSLIFIGTDQEVAIGDEMDSSIQAENRILKDTLWQQYVNTIGQKIVAGCDRKDLTYHFAIIDTNLVNAFATPGGYVFLYTGLLKQMDNEAELAAVMAHEISHVVARHGIKRLQAAMGVSILEQLVFGNDPGALKAAVNVGMGLTFASYSRENENEADSYGIQYMIKAGYDPSGAITMFEKLAAMSQGDPNFFEKLSMDHPETQDRISKSKALIESLKPLPANLNTYTQKYRIMRSRLR, from the coding sequence ATGAAATTTCCTTCAATTGTAAGACTCCTACCTTTTGCCCTAATAATAATCCTGGCGGGGTGCGCAGTCACGGGCCCGGGCGGCAAAACGTCGCTTATTTTCATTGGGACCGATCAGGAAGTCGCGATCGGCGATGAGATGGATTCGAGCATACAGGCGGAGAATCGAATTCTCAAAGATACATTATGGCAGCAGTATGTGAATACAATCGGGCAGAAAATAGTTGCCGGGTGCGATCGTAAGGACCTCACCTACCATTTTGCTATCATTGACACCAACCTGGTTAACGCTTTCGCAACGCCCGGGGGATATGTATTTCTATATACCGGGCTTTTGAAACAGATGGATAACGAGGCAGAGCTGGCCGCCGTTATGGCTCACGAAATTTCCCATGTGGTGGCGCGACACGGGATCAAGAGACTTCAGGCCGCCATGGGCGTTTCTATTCTCGAGCAACTGGTTTTCGGCAACGATCCGGGGGCCCTGAAGGCGGCAGTCAATGTCGGGATGGGACTGACTTTCGCCAGCTATTCCCGTGAGAATGAAAATGAGGCCGACAGTTACGGCATACAATATATGATAAAAGCGGGGTATGATCCATCGGGGGCAATAACGATGTTTGAAAAACTGGCGGCGATGTCACAGGGGGATCCGAATTTCTTCGAGAAACTGTCGATGGATCATCCGGAAACCCAGGATAGAATAAGTAAAAGCAAAGCGCTCATCGAATCCCTTAAGCCGCTTCCGGCCAATCTCAATACGTATACTCAGAAATACCGCATAATGCGGTCGCGTCTGCGCTGA
- a CDS encoding Amylopullulanase, translating into MSEKTYLKVAILWHMHQPFYFDPRKKQFLLPWARLHGLKDYLDMPLAATQYPGVKVTFNLVPSLLDQIDMYCQGYRDRHQELSGIPALELRPDEKKEILSTFFAGHPATMIEPYPRFRQLFRKKESSGNNLDLAIELFSTSEWRDIQMWSNLVWMDPRFRKEKEIAGFYDRGRDFTEEDKRILLSHQIEILKRIIPTYQQLYREGKIDVSFTPYYHPILPLLADTDSAKEALPNIQLPAERFRHPEDARWQIHNAAEKFRDLFGSELKGMWPSEGSVSEEVLGIIRDEGITWAATDEEVLYNSQLKTGGRRGSPHTAYEFSGAPGLKIFFRDKGLSDKIGFVYSTWEAGRAVGDFMQALHNIADFLKDNLKDKVVTVILDGENAWEYYPDDGSQFLDKFYQALATDERIKTVGLSEATQIGPAAPLKSIMAGSWINHNFRIWIGHNEDNAAWNLLAKAREALVNFQKSHPDADPDTIARAWRQIYIAEGSDWCWWYGDEHIGVNNAQFDELFRLHLKVLYEILGLAPPEILMRPIHRTKAEAILSFPEALLTPHLDGILTHYYEWSGAGHYDCLKGGGAMHRVDSVISDIFFAFDSEHFHIRLDFGTKLNLVDIKDSRVIIEFKSADRMELLLERGELIEKEGFKYILDRILEVSLERTAIIPKGFGTVEFAIHYYQGAQLLEKWPVEDYIAVDLPERDREIFWQV; encoded by the coding sequence ATGTCGGAGAAGACATATCTAAAAGTCGCCATTCTCTGGCATATGCATCAGCCGTTTTATTTCGATCCCAGAAAAAAGCAATTTCTGCTCCCCTGGGCACGACTACACGGTCTTAAAGACTATTTAGACATGCCTCTGGCGGCGACCCAGTATCCGGGGGTAAAAGTCACGTTCAATCTTGTCCCGTCACTCCTGGATCAGATAGATATGTATTGCCAGGGCTACAGGGATCGCCATCAAGAGCTCTCCGGCATACCGGCGCTGGAGTTAAGACCGGATGAGAAGAAGGAGATTTTGTCGACTTTTTTCGCCGGTCACCCCGCGACCATGATTGAACCATATCCCCGTTTCCGGCAATTATTTCGAAAGAAAGAAAGCAGCGGCAACAATCTGGATCTGGCAATAGAACTTTTTTCGACATCAGAATGGCGAGATATTCAAATGTGGTCCAACCTGGTCTGGATGGATCCGCGGTTCCGGAAGGAAAAGGAGATTGCCGGTTTTTATGATAGAGGGCGGGATTTCACCGAGGAGGATAAACGGATTCTGCTGAGCCACCAGATTGAAATTCTGAAACGGATAATTCCGACTTATCAGCAATTGTATAGAGAGGGCAAAATTGATGTTTCGTTTACGCCCTATTATCATCCGATTTTGCCGCTTCTGGCCGATACCGACAGCGCCAAAGAGGCGCTGCCAAATATCCAGCTTCCTGCCGAGCGTTTCCGGCATCCCGAAGACGCCCGGTGGCAGATTCATAATGCCGCCGAAAAATTCCGGGATCTTTTTGGGTCGGAATTGAAGGGGATGTGGCCGTCGGAGGGATCCGTATCGGAAGAGGTCTTAGGAATAATCCGTGATGAAGGAATCACGTGGGCGGCCACGGATGAAGAAGTTTTATACAATTCACAGTTAAAAACAGGCGGCCGACGCGGTTCCCCTCATACAGCCTATGAGTTTAGCGGGGCACCGGGGCTGAAGATTTTTTTCCGGGATAAAGGGCTTTCGGATAAAATAGGATTTGTTTATTCCACGTGGGAGGCGGGGCGTGCGGTCGGCGATTTCATGCAGGCTCTCCACAATATTGCGGATTTCCTGAAAGACAATTTGAAAGATAAGGTCGTCACGGTAATTCTGGACGGGGAGAATGCCTGGGAATATTATCCCGATGACGGGTCGCAATTCCTTGACAAATTTTATCAGGCCCTGGCGACGGATGAAAGGATAAAAACCGTAGGGCTATCGGAGGCCACGCAGATCGGCCCGGCGGCGCCGCTTAAGAGCATCATGGCCGGCTCGTGGATAAATCATAATTTCCGCATCTGGATCGGCCATAATGAGGATAATGCGGCCTGGAATCTTTTGGCCAAGGCCCGGGAAGCACTTGTCAATTTCCAGAAAAGCCATCCCGATGCCGATCCGGACACGATAGCACGTGCCTGGCGCCAAATTTATATTGCCGAAGGGTCGGACTGGTGCTGGTGGTACGGCGACGAACATATCGGAGTTAACAATGCTCAATTTGATGAATTATTCCGTCTGCACTTGAAAGTTCTGTATGAGATTTTGGGGCTGGCTCCGCCCGAAATTCTTATGCGGCCGATTCACCGTACGAAGGCCGAGGCCATTTTGAGTTTTCCCGAGGCGCTTCTCACGCCGCATCTGGACGGAATCCTGACCCATTACTATGAATGGAGCGGGGCGGGTCATTATGATTGTCTCAAAGGCGGTGGGGCGATGCATCGGGTCGATTCCGTGATAAGCGATATCTTCTTTGCGTTCGATTCCGAGCATTTTCATATTCGCCTTGACTTCGGGACAAAATTAAATTTAGTTGATATCAAGGACAGCCGAGTGATTATTGAATTCAAATCGGCCGACCGAATGGAACTGCTCCTGGAGAGGGGGGAGTTGATAGAGAAGGAAGGATTCAAATATATCCTTGACCGAATCCTTGAGGTTTCTTTGGAGCGGACCGCCATCATCCCCAAGGGATTCGGCACCGTGGAATTTGCAATTCATTATTATCAAGGAGCCCAGTTGCTGGAGAAGTGGCCGGTGGAGGATTATATTGCAGTGGATTTGCCGGAACGTGATCGGGAAATTTTCTGGCAGGTTTAG